From Miscanthus floridulus cultivar M001 chromosome 15, ASM1932011v1, whole genome shotgun sequence, the proteins below share one genomic window:
- the LOC136507883 gene encoding abscisic stress-ripening protein 5-like — protein MAEEKHHHHHLFHHKKDEEEQLEQPAGGGYGEAAEYTETTVTEVVSTGEDEYDKYKKEEKEHKHKQHLGEAGAIAAGAFALYEKHEAKKDPEHAHRHKIEEEVAAAAAVGSGGFAFHEHHEKKKDHKEVEEAGGEKKHHFFG, from the exons ATGGCGGAGGagaagcaccaccaccaccacctgttCCACCACAAGAAGGACGAGGAGGAGCAGCTGGAGCAGCCCGCCGGCGGCGGGTACGGCGAGGCCGCCGAGTACACGGAGACCACGGTGACGGAGGTGGTGTCCACCGGCGAGGACGAGTACGACAAGTacaagaaggaggagaaggagcacaagcacaagcagcACCTCGGCGAGGCCGGTGCCATCGCCGCCGGCGCCTTCGCACTC TACGAGAAGCACGAGGCGAAGAAGGACCCGGAGCACGCGCACCGCCACAAGATCGAGGAGgaggtcgcggcggcggcggccgtgggATCCGGCGGCTTCGCCTTCCACGAGCACcacgagaagaagaaggaccacaaAGAGGTCGAGGAGGCCGGCGGCGAGAAGAAGCACCACTTCTTCGGCTGA